A region of the Pseudomonas anguilliseptica genome:
CAACCTGATCGTCGAAATCGACGAGACCAACCCGGACCGCGTCAACGTGCTGTATCCGCCAGACCTGGTGAACCAGCTGCGTATCTTCGCGGTACTCAACCAGTTCCGCCTCAACTACTGATAACGGGAGCCCCCAATGAAAAACCGAATCGCAGGCACCTGCTTCATCAGTGTCGACGGCGACCAACTGGAGCTGGCCGGCAAGCTCACCTGCTCCCTGGACCTCAGCGAGAAGGAGGGGCTTGCCGGCCTCTCCGGCGTGGCGGGTTACAAGGAAACACCGCGGGTGCCCTTCATCGACATCGAGGTGTTCGTGCCGAAAGGCTTCCCCATGGACAAGCTCAGCTCGGCCGATGACATGGTGGTCACCGCCGAGCTGGCCAACGGCATGACTGGCGTGCTCTCGCAGGCCTGGGTCGCGGGCGCCAAGGAGTTGGATGCTGCCGAGGGCAAGATGAATCTCAAGTTTGAAGGGAAGGACGGCAAATGGATCTGAGCGTCGTTCTGAAAAAGCCCGTCGAGGCGCATGGCCGCCTGGTGGAGGTGCTTCACCTGGCGGAGCCGACCGGCAAGCTGGTGGTCGAGCTGGGTGAGCCGTTCATTCTGATGGGCGCCTCTGGCGGAGGCATCAAGGAACTGCCTGCGGTCACCCTCAGCTACATCGTCAAGCTATGCAAGATCCCCCGCAGCGCGGCTGAGTCGATGTCTCCGGGTGATCGCAAGGCGGTCTTCATCAAGCTGCTCCCTTTTTTGATGCCTTCGGATCCGGAGGAGGAGACGGAGCTGGAGGCGGAGAGCGAATAGTCGAGGCCTGCTTCAACCTGGCCCGCTTCTACGGGGTATCCCCGGAAGTGACTCTGCGTTTGCCGCACTCCCAGCGACAGCTGTGGGAGCGGCAGGCCCTGCGAATCATCAGCGAAGAAAAGGAGGCGGCCAGTGGCTAAGGCGTCCTACACGGCGGTGCTCTCGGTTATCGACCGGGTGACGGCGCCATTGAAAAAGCTGGAACGCCAGCTTCGGCCGTTCAAGCGGGCGATGTCCGATATCGGCAACGCCAGCGCCGGCCTGCAGAGTGCGCTTACCGGTGTGATCGCGCCGTTGGGGGCGATCTTCGGCGCGGCGGGGCTTGGCAGCATCGGCGCCGTGGGCTCCAAGGTCATCGGCACCTCTG
Encoded here:
- a CDS encoding phage tail tube protein, with protein sequence MKNRIAGTCFISVDGDQLELAGKLTCSLDLSEKEGLAGLSGVAGYKETPRVPFIDIEVFVPKGFPMDKLSSADDMVVTAELANGMTGVLSQAWVAGAKELDAAEGKMNLKFEGKDGKWI